A single region of the Ictalurus punctatus breed USDA103 chromosome 26, Coco_2.0, whole genome shotgun sequence genome encodes:
- the zgc:77880 gene encoding zf-DHHC domain-containing protein isoform X1, with amino-acid sequence MALLRCRRDPCGFICLILTYFSVFYADYVVIQYVLIPAYSGSIWCTLHGSVFNVILLLLLVCHSKAVFSDPGMVPLPETAIDFSDLRSQSSRVNDRGCEGWTVCSRCETYRPPRAHHCRVCQRCIRRMDHHCPWINNCVGELNQKYFVQFLFYTGMASLYSMALVVSAWVWRIRSERDGENGGEDVPSKHLIVAHYIILLVESILFGVFVLVIFYDQLVSIITDETPIEQMRNRLMKDRPNSGQSVHTTHTRKPKLALLREVFGRGSVLCWLLPFQSSPPATGGISYSPVPDYDV; translated from the exons ATGGCTCTGCTACGCTGTAGGCGAGACCCGTGCGGGTTTATCTGTCTCATTCTCACTTATTTTAGTGTATTTTACGCCGACTACGTTGTTATCCAGTATGTTCTGATCCCAGCCTACTCTGGAAG TATATGGTGCACACTTCATGGATCTGTCTTTAATGTCATATTACTGCTACTTCTGGTTTGTCATTCAAAAGCTGTGTTCTCTGACCCAG GTATGGTTCCTCTTCCTGAGACAGCCATTGATTTCTCAGACTTGAGGTCTCAGTCCAGTCGTGTGAATGACCGG GGTTGTGAAGGCTGGACTGTGTGTAGTCGTTGTGAAACATATCGTCCTCCTCGTGCACATCACTGTAGAGTGTGTCAGCGCTGCATCAGACGCATGGATCACCACTGCCCGTG GATCAATAATTGTGTTGGAGAGCTCAACCAGAAGTACTTCGTCCAATTTCTCTTTTATACTG GCATGGCCAGCCTGTACTCCATGGCTCTGGTGGTGTCAGCATGGGTGTGGCGTATACGAAGtgaaagagatggagaaaacGGAGGAGAGGATGTTCCCAGTAAGCATCTAATAGT GGCACATTACATCATCTTGTTAGTGGAGTCCATTCTTTTTGGCGTGTTTGTCCTGGTGATATTTTATGACCAG CTGGTGTCCATTATAACAGATGAGACCCCTATTGAGCAGATGAGAAACAGACTGATGAAGGACAGACCCAACAGCGGGCAGTCAgtgcacaccacacacacccgaAAACCGAAATTGGCTTTGCTGAGGGAGGTGTTTGGAAGAG gcTCTGTGCTGTGTTGGCTGTTACCATTCCAGTCCTCTCCCCCGGCCACTGGAGGAATCAGTTACTCACCTGTTCCTGATTACGACGTGTAA
- the zgc:77880 gene encoding zf-DHHC domain-containing protein isoform X2, whose translation MALLRCRRDPCGFICLILTYFSVFYADYVVIQYVLIPAYSGSIWCTLHGSVFNVILLLLLVCHSKAVFSDPGMVPLPETAIDFSDLRSQSSRVNDRVRVVKAGLCVVVVKHIVLLVHITVECVSAASDAWITTARGMASLYSMALVVSAWVWRIRSERDGENGGEDVPSKHLIVAHYIILLVESILFGVFVLVIFYDQLVSIITDETPIEQMRNRLMKDRPNSGQSVHTTHTRKPKLALLREVFGRGSVLCWLLPFQSSPPATGGISYSPVPDYDV comes from the exons ATGGCTCTGCTACGCTGTAGGCGAGACCCGTGCGGGTTTATCTGTCTCATTCTCACTTATTTTAGTGTATTTTACGCCGACTACGTTGTTATCCAGTATGTTCTGATCCCAGCCTACTCTGGAAG TATATGGTGCACACTTCATGGATCTGTCTTTAATGTCATATTACTGCTACTTCTGGTTTGTCATTCAAAAGCTGTGTTCTCTGACCCAG GTATGGTTCCTCTTCCTGAGACAGCCATTGATTTCTCAGACTTGAGGTCTCAGTCCAGTCGTGTGAATGACCGGGTGAG GGTTGTGAAGGCTGGACTGTGTGTAGTCGTTGTGAAACATATCGTCCTCCTCGTGCACATCACTGTAGAGTGTGTCAGCGCTGCATCAGACGCATGGATCACCACTGCCCGTG GCATGGCCAGCCTGTACTCCATGGCTCTGGTGGTGTCAGCATGGGTGTGGCGTATACGAAGtgaaagagatggagaaaacGGAGGAGAGGATGTTCCCAGTAAGCATCTAATAGT GGCACATTACATCATCTTGTTAGTGGAGTCCATTCTTTTTGGCGTGTTTGTCCTGGTGATATTTTATGACCAG CTGGTGTCCATTATAACAGATGAGACCCCTATTGAGCAGATGAGAAACAGACTGATGAAGGACAGACCCAACAGCGGGCAGTCAgtgcacaccacacacacccgaAAACCGAAATTGGCTTTGCTGAGGGAGGTGTTTGGAAGAG gcTCTGTGCTGTGTTGGCTGTTACCATTCCAGTCCTCTCCCCCGGCCACTGGAGGAATCAGTTACTCACCTGTTCCTGATTACGACGTGTAA
- the zgc:77880 gene encoding zf-DHHC domain-containing protein isoform X3: MDLSLMSYYCYFWFVIQKLCSLTQGCEGWTVCSRCETYRPPRAHHCRVCQRCIRRMDHHCPWINNCVGELNQKYFVQFLFYTGMASLYSMALVVSAWVWRIRSERDGENGGEDVPSKHLIVAHYIILLVESILFGVFVLVIFYDQLVSIITDETPIEQMRNRLMKDRPNSGQSVHTTHTRKPKLALLREVFGRGSVLCWLLPFQSSPPATGGISYSPVPDYDV; encoded by the exons ATGGATCTGTCTTTAATGTCATATTACTGCTACTTCTGGTTTGTCATTCAAAAGCTGTGTTCTCTGACCCAG GGTTGTGAAGGCTGGACTGTGTGTAGTCGTTGTGAAACATATCGTCCTCCTCGTGCACATCACTGTAGAGTGTGTCAGCGCTGCATCAGACGCATGGATCACCACTGCCCGTG GATCAATAATTGTGTTGGAGAGCTCAACCAGAAGTACTTCGTCCAATTTCTCTTTTATACTG GCATGGCCAGCCTGTACTCCATGGCTCTGGTGGTGTCAGCATGGGTGTGGCGTATACGAAGtgaaagagatggagaaaacGGAGGAGAGGATGTTCCCAGTAAGCATCTAATAGT GGCACATTACATCATCTTGTTAGTGGAGTCCATTCTTTTTGGCGTGTTTGTCCTGGTGATATTTTATGACCAG CTGGTGTCCATTATAACAGATGAGACCCCTATTGAGCAGATGAGAAACAGACTGATGAAGGACAGACCCAACAGCGGGCAGTCAgtgcacaccacacacacccgaAAACCGAAATTGGCTTTGCTGAGGGAGGTGTTTGGAAGAG gcTCTGTGCTGTGTTGGCTGTTACCATTCCAGTCCTCTCCCCCGGCCACTGGAGGAATCAGTTACTCACCTGTTCCTGATTACGACGTGTAA